The Chloroflexota bacterium region AACTCCGGGATGGTCACCGCGTTGTTCGCGGCGACGCTGTACCGCCGCAGCCGCTTGGCCAGCAGCGTCCAGCTCAGGAAGATGCCGATGGTCCCACACACCGGCACCCACATCTCGACGAGACCCCCAGTGAAGGCCAGCGCCGGCAGCGCCAGCATCGTCCACGCGCTGGTAGTCGACGATCCGGTGCTGAGGGCCGCGGTGAAGCTGCCCAGCCGCCGCCCACCAAGGGTGTAGTCGGCCATGTCCCGCATCCGCCGCGCGCCTACAATGGCGATCGCGATCAGCATGCCGAAGTACATGGTGAACCCGAATACGACCCACGCAGTACCGGCAGTCCCGATTGTATCCACAGTCCCTTCCCTTCCCTTGCCCGGCCAGCCATAGATTCTACCGCAACATGTTGAACGGCGACTAAATCAGTAGCAGGTGTAACTCGTGCGGCGTTCAAGCGTTGCCCGCGGATTGCCTGCGACCGGTGATGTCACAATTGCAGACAATGAGTGCATGGCGCCGGTTTTGCCTCGGCTGGAAGATGGTAAAATCTCCCCGAGGAACCTCGCCCTCGGCGGGTTGGAGTCATATTCAATGAATGACATCGTTGACCGATTTGGCCGGGCCATGGTGGCCGCTGCCGCGCTCACGCTTATTGTCGCCGCACTCCTTGCCATCGCGCCCAGCGGTGTTGACGCGACCAGTGTTGTCGCCGCCACCAACAGCAGTCCCACGTTCAATGAGGGCGCCTCCACCACCCGTTCCGTTTCTGAGGACGCCACGATCGGGCAGGCCATCGGCGATCCAGTGTCGGCCACGGACGCCGACGGCGACATGCTTTTCTACGACTTCGTGGGTCATGACCACAGTATCTTCACTATCGAACCAACGTCCGGACAACTAAGCACCAGCGTCAACTTAAACCTACAGGCAGGCAGGAGTTTCACCGTCGTCGTAAGAGTCGACGACAATAAAAATGCAGACGGAAACCCCGACCCTACCATTGACGCCAGGATAACTGTCATGATCAATGTGGTTACGCCGGGGACACTTCAACAGAGTGGCGGCAGCCTCGGGTTCGGCCCCGCGCCTGTTGCGCCCAAGTTCGACGACGGCATCCGGACGGAGCGGGAGGTCTTCGAGAACGCCGCAGCCGGCGACCCGGCCGGCGACCCGGTGACCGCCACACACCAGGACGGCCTCGCGATCACGTACTTCCTCAGCGGCACCGACGCCGCCAGCTTCACCGTCGACGAGGACACGGGCCAACTCAGGGTCAAGGAGGGGGCGGCGCTGGTCCTCGACAGGACATTCACGGTGAACCTGACGGCCACGGATTCTGCGGGAATCGGCGCCATCATCATCGTCGACATCGTCGTCGTTGAGACGCCCTACCATGAATACGACACCAACCAGAACGGGCGCATAGACCGGGATGAGGTCCTTGCGGCGGTATCAGACTACTTTGCCGGAGACATAGACAAGGAAAAGGTAATAGAGCTGGTCAGACTGTACTATCAGGATGCGTGACGCCTACTTGTCCGCGCGCTCCAGCACAAAACTCCGCTTGCCGTTGCTGCTCACGACGTCCATCCGCATGTGCCCCATTGTCCGATTCAGGCTGGAGGCCACCAGCAGCACCTCCTGCCCATTGTGCCGGTACACCAGGTCCGTCAGCCCGGGCGAGTCCAGCTTGAACCCGAACCCATCACCCTGCGAGATGAGGCGCATCACCTCGCCCTCCGCGTGGCCCGCGTCCACACGGCCCTTGTACAGCGCATCCAGCGCGGCATCCGTCACGTGAAACATGGCCGCAGTATACCAGCCCTCCGCCG contains the following coding sequences:
- a CDS encoding cadherin domain-containing protein, coding for MNDIVDRFGRAMVAAAALTLIVAALLAIAPSGVDATSVVAATNSSPTFNEGASTTRSVSEDATIGQAIGDPVSATDADGDMLFYDFVGHDHSIFTIEPTSGQLSTSVNLNLQAGRSFTVVVRVDDNKNADGNPDPTIDARITVMINVVTPGTLQQSGGSLGFGPAPVAPKFDDGIRTEREVFENAAAGDPAGDPVTATHQDGLAITYFLSGTDAASFTVDEDTGQLRVKEGAALVLDRTFTVNLTATDSAGIGAIIIVDIVVVETPYHEYDTNQNGRIDRDEVLAAVSDYFAGDIDKEKVIELVRLYYQDA